A genomic window from Pirellulales bacterium includes:
- a CDS encoding DJ-1/PfpI family protein, translating into MPKVLMPIGDATEVLDTMYPYFRLPEDGFEVVVAGPEARVYPMVLHEKPPGWDITRETAGYHLAATIAFRDVRPEDYCGLFISGGRAPEYLRYDQDLLRATRHFFAAGKPVASVCHGVEILTAADCLRGRTVTTVAKCALDAAQGGARYVDQPVVVDGNLVSARTWHDNTPFLKEFVRMLKEYTAR; encoded by the coding sequence ATGCCCAAGGTGTTGATGCCCATCGGTGATGCCACGGAAGTGCTCGATACGATGTATCCGTACTTTCGCCTGCCGGAGGATGGCTTCGAGGTGGTGGTGGCCGGCCCCGAGGCTCGCGTCTATCCGATGGTGCTGCACGAGAAGCCGCCCGGCTGGGACATTACCCGCGAGACGGCCGGCTATCACCTGGCTGCCACGATCGCCTTTCGCGACGTGCGGCCCGAGGATTATTGCGGCCTGTTCATCAGTGGCGGACGCGCGCCAGAGTATCTCCGCTACGATCAGGATCTGCTCCGCGCCACTCGCCATTTCTTCGCAGCCGGCAAACCGGTGGCGTCCGTGTGCCACGGCGTCGAGATCCTCACCGCGGCCGACTGTCTTCGTGGCCGCACGGTGACCACCGTGGCCAAGTGTGCCCTCGATGCCGCGCAGGGTGGGGCCAGGTACGTCGATCAACCGGTCGTCGTCGACGGCAATCTCGTTTCCGCCCGCACGTGGCACGATAACACTCCCTTCTTGAAGGAGTTCGTGCGCATGCTCAAGGAATACACCGCGCGCTAG
- a CDS encoding class I SAM-dependent methyltransferase translates to MSSAAEHNARAWDELVRRGGRHTLPVSDADLANPLASLDSCGWLSEGVAGRRVLCLGAGGGRQSALFAAAGADVTVVDISAAMLALDREVATRRGLALRTVETSMDDLSMLAEASFDLVWQPVSTCYVPDVLAVYRQVACVVTRGGLYVSQHKQPASLQAETHSSLEGVRLAEPYYRSGPLPPAGNTLHRERGTLEYLHRWEDLVGGLCRAGFVLEDLIEPFHGQDSTPGSFAHRSQYVPPYVRLKARRVDRGDAAPTTPPRLWTR, encoded by the coding sequence GTGTCTTCTGCTGCCGAACATAATGCCCGCGCTTGGGACGAGCTGGTGCGCCGCGGTGGACGTCACACGTTGCCGGTCAGCGATGCCGACTTGGCGAATCCCCTGGCTTCGCTCGATTCATGCGGCTGGCTGAGCGAGGGGGTCGCCGGACGCCGCGTGCTCTGTCTCGGGGCGGGGGGTGGTCGACAAAGCGCTCTGTTTGCCGCTGCCGGAGCGGACGTGACCGTCGTCGATATCAGCGCCGCCATGCTCGCACTCGATCGCGAGGTGGCCACTCGACGCGGCCTCGCGCTACGCACGGTCGAGACCTCGATGGACGATCTGTCGATGCTCGCCGAGGCGTCGTTCGACCTCGTCTGGCAGCCGGTGAGCACGTGCTATGTGCCCGACGTGCTGGCCGTATATCGGCAAGTGGCGTGCGTCGTGACGAGAGGCGGTCTCTACGTGAGCCAGCACAAGCAGCCGGCCTCGCTGCAGGCCGAGACCCACTCGTCGCTCGAGGGGGTCCGCCTCGCCGAACCCTATTACCGCAGCGGGCCCTTGCCCCCCGCCGGAAACACGCTCCACCGCGAACGTGGGACGCTCGAGTACCTGCACCGTTGGGAAGATCTCGTGGGTGGCCTCTGCCGCGCCGGCTTCGTTCTGGAAGATCTCATCGAACCCTTTCACGGCCAGGACAGCACGCCGGGAAGTTTCGCTCATCGTTCGCAGTACGTGCCGCCGTATGTACGCTTGAAGGCACGACGCGTCGACCGCGGCGATGCAGCGCCCACGACACCGCCACGACTCTGGACCCGATAA
- a CDS encoding DUF362 domain-containing protein yields the protein MTHDLLPPPSPSASQPATYPCGTPIGTPPLDRRALLISGGTAVAGLLGYTLLRGNGGEKSPVFLARHQRYDGPLAQTIREGLLAVGFDPASIRGKRVLLKPNLVEPNRHVPQMTTHPAMIVAAADAFRGWGASVVVGEGSGHVRDTEAILGESGVGEALRDAGLEFVDLNYDAMGAVPNRGKVSKLTELHLPRTLLEAHLVVSLPKLKTHHWVGITASLKNMYGVLPGIKYGWPKNVLHHAGIPQTVVDINASLPPTIGIVDGILCMEGDGPIMGTPKPMGLVAVGLDRVALDATLARIMGIEPVKLTYLQLASGRLGDIADRRIVQRGERWQQLVSPFQILDWPHLRGMRSDVTGVRVT from the coding sequence ATGACGCACGATCTGCTCCCGCCGCCGAGCCCGTCAGCGTCGCAACCGGCCACGTATCCCTGTGGCACGCCGATCGGCACGCCCCCGCTGGATCGCCGCGCGCTGTTGATTTCGGGGGGCACGGCCGTGGCGGGATTGCTCGGCTACACCCTGCTGCGCGGCAACGGGGGCGAGAAGTCCCCCGTGTTCTTGGCACGCCATCAGCGTTACGACGGCCCACTGGCGCAGACGATTCGCGAGGGCTTGCTCGCCGTCGGTTTCGATCCCGCGTCCATTCGTGGCAAGCGCGTGTTGCTGAAGCCCAATCTCGTCGAGCCGAATCGCCACGTGCCGCAGATGACGACGCATCCGGCCATGATCGTCGCCGCGGCCGACGCCTTTCGCGGCTGGGGGGCGTCGGTCGTCGTGGGCGAAGGTTCGGGGCACGTCCGCGATACCGAGGCGATTCTCGGCGAGTCGGGAGTCGGCGAGGCCCTGCGCGACGCGGGGCTCGAGTTCGTCGACCTCAACTACGATGCGATGGGGGCCGTGCCGAATCGGGGCAAAGTCAGCAAGCTGACCGAGCTGCACCTGCCACGCACCCTGCTCGAGGCCCACCTGGTCGTCTCGCTCCCCAAGCTTAAAACCCATCACTGGGTCGGCATCACCGCCTCGCTGAAGAACATGTATGGCGTCTTGCCAGGCATCAAGTATGGCTGGCCGAAGAACGTGCTCCATCACGCGGGCATTCCACAAACCGTGGTCGATATCAACGCCTCGCTGCCTCCCACGATCGGCATCGTCGATGGCATACTCTGCATGGAAGGAGACGGGCCCATCATGGGCACGCCCAAGCCGATGGGGCTCGTCGCCGTCGGGCTCGATCGCGTGGCGCTCGACGCGACGCTCGCACGGATTATGGGGATCGAGCCGGTGAAGCTTACCTATCTGCAGTTGGCCAGTGGCCGGTTGGGCGACATTGCCGATCGTCGGATCGTGCAACGCGGCGAACGTTGGCAGCAACTCGTCTCTCCCTTCCAGATCCTCGACTGGCCCCACTTGCGCGGAATGCGGTCCGACGTGACCGGCGTCCGGGTGACCTGA
- a CDS encoding glycosyltransferase encodes MKSHAELPRKPRDETLVSLVLPVYNEQNVLGGLLDSLIRAVTPCGMRYEILFVNDGSRDDSPRILDCLAAENPHVRVLHLSRNFGHQAAVQAGLAHAQGDAIILMDADLQDAPEAIVRFVDAWLAGYDVVYAIRTDRKESLPKRVLFTAFYRLLAAISTTRMPLDAGNFGLIDRRVAREIVGLSERDRYYAGLRAWVGFRQKGIEVERGARYDDQPRVSFWGLVRLAKTAIFSFSAAPLALFQIIGLVATVIFLVSGIVGAGQWGLADGAAPWVLPILGASFFAALNALGIAMLGEYVLRIYDQVRGRPIYLVDRTVNFTTREEELAVESRFLEAAAVIAAAERDTLVWDEPYASEADFEDDVQHRELLVQAVNLLATLDRQQTTSHAGLQPVDEIPLAR; translated from the coding sequence ATGAAATCGCACGCTGAACTGCCGCGCAAGCCGCGCGACGAGACGCTCGTCAGCCTGGTGCTGCCCGTCTACAACGAGCAAAACGTGCTTGGCGGCCTGCTCGACTCATTGATTCGCGCCGTCACCCCGTGTGGCATGCGCTACGAGATCCTCTTCGTCAACGATGGCTCGCGCGACGACAGTCCGCGGATTCTCGATTGCCTGGCGGCCGAGAACCCCCACGTGCGCGTTCTGCATCTCTCACGCAACTTCGGACATCAGGCGGCCGTCCAAGCGGGATTGGCGCACGCGCAGGGCGATGCCATTATCTTGATGGATGCCGACCTGCAGGATGCCCCCGAGGCGATCGTGCGCTTCGTCGATGCCTGGCTTGCCGGTTACGACGTCGTCTACGCCATTCGCACCGATCGCAAAGAGAGCTTGCCGAAACGCGTGCTCTTCACGGCCTTCTATCGCCTGCTGGCCGCCATCTCGACGACTCGCATGCCGCTCGATGCCGGCAACTTCGGACTGATCGATCGCCGCGTCGCGCGCGAAATCGTCGGCCTGAGCGAGCGCGACCGCTACTATGCCGGTCTGCGGGCGTGGGTCGGCTTTCGGCAGAAGGGTATCGAGGTCGAACGGGGCGCCCGGTACGACGATCAGCCCCGAGTTTCGTTCTGGGGGCTGGTGCGACTGGCCAAAACGGCGATCTTCTCCTTCTCGGCCGCGCCATTGGCGCTGTTCCAGATCATTGGCCTCGTGGCGACGGTGATCTTCCTCGTCTCGGGCATCGTCGGAGCAGGGCAGTGGGGCCTCGCCGACGGTGCCGCCCCGTGGGTCTTGCCGATACTCGGCGCCAGCTTCTTCGCCGCGCTCAACGCGCTGGGGATCGCCATGCTGGGCGAGTATGTCTTGCGAATCTACGATCAAGTGCGCGGCCGGCCGATCTACCTCGTCGATCGTACCGTCAACTTCACCACGCGCGAGGAAGAGCTGGCCGTCGAGAGCCGCTTCCTCGAAGCCGCCGCGGTGATTGCCGCCGCGGAACGCGATACGCTCGTCTGGGACGAACCATACGCGAGCGAGGCGGATTTCGAAGACGATGTCCAGCATCGAGAGCTGCTTGTCCAGGCAGTGAACCTGTTGGCCACGCTCGACCGGCAGCAGACGACCTCGCACGCCGGTTTGCAGCCGGTGGACGAAATACCTCTCGCACGCTGA
- a CDS encoding PEP-CTERM sorting domain-containing protein, with protein sequence MFRCQSLRALSWAPVLIFAVAASCGVQHAWAASFASQVLSYSPGTTSNPSYNDPTSALGSPERFSGEGGPFPSVVSPFSPPFLTNELVSIGEGGHLTLRLQNFALPQAGGPEIGVFSNVGIADDNYPNGQAGTPPFIFGGGVAHVEVSEDGIAWVPLGLHTFNVPTNGYLDAGPFDGTPGSVFSDFGKPFTGTLSSFAGLPYSSLSDFDILDLLDGSGGGTWIDISGSGLSQVGFVRFSVADDGDPFTSLKFELDALSLADVAVGAAVPEPSSVALAVTGGIGLGVGGWLRRKRHNQQQRKGTTKGAVAAAALVVVLLFASSANSASAATLLLENFADDPVLGGRATLSGSASRFSFAPGSATAHYDSFAPTAKLSFPLGKTLTQADDFSFTVDFRLLSAGYVANQNVGAQIAFGLTNALTTGNDRAGGTTHDAFDVVTFDYYANVSPQFGGPSLGPSVVQSDNGGSFFSRIVFPFGPETSIDTIEGEPMLPFDSLLRAFVGYQAATRTLTLTVGEAGSPLEINLLGVSLLPGGFDGDVTTIQNILPPSVLFSVDQFSIAQWQETFGFGLIDADVVFEGIHVVDASVPEPSTWAIASLGGVLGIAVGLRRRQQWHG encoded by the coding sequence ATGTTTCGCTGTCAAAGTCTTCGTGCTCTGTCGTGGGCCCCGGTGCTGATCTTCGCCGTGGCGGCGAGCTGCGGCGTCCAGCACGCCTGGGCCGCCAGTTTTGCTTCGCAGGTGTTGTCCTACTCTCCTGGCACGACATCGAATCCCAGTTACAACGATCCCACCTCCGCGCTCGGGTCGCCAGAACGCTTCTCGGGCGAAGGCGGGCCCTTCCCCTCGGTGGTCAGCCCGTTCAGCCCGCCGTTCCTTACCAACGAACTGGTGTCGATCGGCGAAGGGGGGCATCTCACGCTGCGTTTGCAGAACTTTGCCTTGCCGCAGGCAGGCGGCCCGGAGATTGGCGTCTTCTCCAATGTCGGCATTGCCGACGACAACTATCCGAACGGCCAGGCCGGCACCCCCCCCTTCATCTTCGGCGGAGGCGTAGCGCACGTCGAAGTGAGCGAGGACGGCATCGCCTGGGTACCGCTCGGCCTCCACACGTTCAACGTGCCGACGAACGGCTATCTCGACGCGGGCCCCTTCGACGGCACGCCGGGATCGGTCTTCTCCGACTTCGGCAAGCCGTTCACGGGCACGCTCTCGAGCTTCGCCGGACTGCCCTACTCGAGCCTCTCGGACTTCGACATCCTCGATCTGCTCGACGGATCGGGGGGAGGCACGTGGATCGACATCTCGGGCTCGGGCCTATCGCAAGTGGGCTTCGTGCGGTTCAGCGTGGCGGACGATGGCGATCCATTCACCTCCCTCAAGTTCGAGCTCGACGCCCTCTCGCTGGCTGACGTGGCGGTGGGAGCAGCCGTGCCCGAACCCTCCTCGGTCGCTCTGGCCGTGACGGGGGGCATCGGTTTGGGCGTGGGGGGCTGGCTGCGGCGGAAGCGTCACAACCAGCAGCAGAGGAAGGGCACGACCAAGGGAGCCGTCGCTGCGGCGGCGCTCGTGGTGGTATTGCTCTTCGCCTCGAGTGCCAACTCTGCGAGCGCGGCTACGCTGCTGCTCGAAAACTTCGCCGATGATCCCGTCTTGGGCGGACGTGCCACCCTGAGCGGTAGTGCGAGCCGTTTCAGCTTTGCACCCGGCAGCGCGACGGCGCATTACGACTCCTTCGCCCCGACCGCCAAACTTTCGTTTCCCCTGGGCAAGACACTCACTCAGGCGGACGATTTCAGCTTTACCGTCGACTTTCGTCTTCTGAGTGCCGGCTACGTGGCGAACCAGAATGTCGGCGCGCAGATCGCCTTTGGACTCACCAATGCGCTCACCACCGGCAACGACCGTGCCGGTGGCACGACACACGATGCCTTCGACGTCGTCACGTTCGATTACTACGCGAATGTCTCCCCCCAATTCGGCGGCCCGTCGCTCGGGCCTAGCGTCGTGCAGAGCGACAACGGCGGCAGCTTCTTCTCGCGCATCGTCTTTCCCTTCGGTCCAGAGACGTCGATCGATACGATCGAAGGCGAACCCATGCTGCCCTTCGACAGCCTGCTACGCGCCTTTGTCGGATACCAGGCCGCCACGCGCACGCTGACCCTCACCGTCGGCGAGGCGGGCTCCCCCCTCGAAATCAACTTGCTCGGCGTCTCGCTCTTGCCGGGGGGCTTCGACGGCGACGTCACCACGATTCAAAACATCCTTCCGCCAAGCGTTCTGTTCTCCGTCGACCAATTCTCGATCGCGCAGTGGCAAGAGACCTTCGGCTTCGGGCTAATCGACGCCGATGTGGTCTTCGAGGGCATTCACGTCGTCGATGCCAGTGTTCCCGAGCCTAGCACTTGGGCCATTGCGTCTCTCGGTGGCGTGCTAGGAATAGCCGTCGGCCTGCGACGCCGACAGCAATGGCACGGCTGA
- a CDS encoding YfhO family protein: MQTSEQQTTRETNAERRLFDVVLVACALLLVALALPFVRGEVYTHDDLGAMHLPLRAFYATCLAQGDAFDWLPHLYGGVYLTGEGQTGSYHPFHLLLYRWLPFAAAFDLELISSYVWMLVGSYLFLARRLRQRAAALFGALLFTFSGFNLLHLAHMNGVAVVAHLPWLLWTTDWLLTAQKGWRVVAAESATVLLFASQLLLGYPQYVWFNTLALVAFAGYLAYLGEVRRGAWRWWAIALGLGVLAGGVQLLPSFDALEHAARREASPEYAHWGSLAPVNVVQLVAPYLTRTRVVGQNTHELGLYAGAVTFLLALWLAVSSRCRPVARLFGRAALGLACVALILAMGQYGLVYELQTMLPLVGSFRFPCRAIVLVHFALAVAAAVAFAELWRLADRREEIPRREQVAIWSGTALSLLAILYAWLAWDHVYLASLPLMLAGPTLFFFAGVAISLLLRRGRLGAHLLVWLAALDVGVYGLSYSVWPHAATLSDYVAAQATPPGKAGDRFAGDLARYHEVTLRLGDQALLAGWQRIDGYLGLEPARELDYRQLPALRLANVRWVARSDAAEQITGLTRHDAQWFELANPLPRVRCVSQAIVDRHPRSAVNGVALDRTAVVEEPLELESGTPGRAALVAERPGQLDLSVEAPGRQLLVIAESFHRGWQATIDERPAPVLRTNGDFMGVVVPAGRHEVALRFRPPSLRGGVALSLLGLMLAGGLYAGRMMWVRRSGETDRRISRDEIAR; the protein is encoded by the coding sequence ATGCAAACGTCCGAACAACAAACCACACGCGAAACGAACGCCGAACGACGCCTGTTCGACGTGGTGCTGGTGGCCTGCGCCCTGCTGCTGGTGGCGCTGGCCTTGCCGTTTGTGCGTGGCGAGGTCTACACGCACGACGATCTCGGGGCGATGCACCTCCCCCTGCGCGCGTTCTATGCCACCTGTCTGGCCCAGGGAGATGCGTTCGATTGGCTGCCACATCTCTACGGTGGGGTGTACCTCACCGGTGAAGGGCAGACCGGTTCTTACCATCCCTTTCATCTGCTGCTTTACCGGTGGCTCCCCTTTGCCGCGGCGTTCGATCTCGAACTGATCTCGAGCTATGTGTGGATGCTCGTCGGAAGCTACTTGTTCCTGGCCCGCCGTCTGCGGCAGCGTGCCGCCGCGCTCTTCGGTGCGCTGCTGTTTACGTTCTCGGGATTCAATCTGCTGCACCTCGCGCACATGAATGGCGTGGCGGTGGTGGCGCATCTGCCGTGGCTGCTGTGGACGACCGATTGGCTTCTCACGGCGCAAAAAGGCTGGCGCGTCGTCGCGGCCGAATCGGCAACAGTCCTCTTGTTCGCCTCGCAATTGCTGCTCGGTTATCCGCAATACGTCTGGTTCAACACGCTCGCGCTCGTGGCCTTTGCCGGCTACCTGGCCTATCTGGGCGAGGTGCGCCGCGGCGCGTGGCGCTGGTGGGCAATCGCTCTCGGCCTGGGCGTGCTTGCCGGAGGCGTGCAACTTCTGCCGAGCTTCGATGCCCTGGAGCACGCCGCGCGCCGCGAAGCCTCGCCCGAATATGCCCACTGGGGATCGCTCGCGCCGGTGAATGTGGTGCAACTCGTGGCGCCGTACCTCACGCGGACGCGTGTCGTCGGGCAAAACACGCACGAGCTGGGGCTTTACGCGGGCGCGGTAACATTCCTACTGGCGCTGTGGCTGGCCGTTTCCTCGCGCTGCCGCCCCGTGGCTCGCTTGTTCGGACGGGCCGCCCTCGGCCTGGCGTGCGTGGCATTGATTTTGGCCATGGGGCAATACGGCCTCGTTTATGAATTGCAGACGATGCTGCCCCTCGTGGGCAGCTTCCGTTTCCCCTGCCGGGCCATTGTGCTCGTTCACTTCGCGCTGGCCGTGGCGGCCGCCGTGGCGTTTGCCGAATTGTGGCGACTTGCCGACCGGCGCGAAGAGATTCCCCGCCGCGAACAGGTGGCTATCTGGAGTGGCACGGCGTTGTCGCTGTTGGCCATCTTGTATGCCTGGCTCGCTTGGGATCACGTTTACCTGGCGTCCCTCCCCTTGATGCTGGCCGGTCCTACGCTTTTTTTCTTCGCCGGCGTGGCGATTTCGCTGCTCTTGCGCCGGGGCCGTCTTGGGGCGCATTTGCTGGTGTGGCTCGCCGCGTTGGATGTGGGTGTGTACGGACTCAGTTATTCTGTCTGGCCGCACGCGGCGACTCTGTCCGACTATGTCGCGGCGCAGGCCACGCCGCCGGGTAAAGCGGGTGATCGCTTTGCCGGCGACCTCGCACGCTACCACGAGGTCACCCTGCGCCTGGGCGATCAGGCGCTGCTCGCCGGCTGGCAGCGCATCGATGGCTATTTGGGGCTCGAGCCGGCGCGTGAGCTCGATTATCGCCAGTTGCCAGCACTGCGTCTGGCCAACGTGCGCTGGGTCGCGCGTAGCGACGCGGCCGAGCAAATCACCGGACTGACGCGGCACGACGCGCAGTGGTTCGAGCTTGCCAACCCCTTGCCGCGCGTGCGTTGCGTGTCGCAGGCCATCGTCGACCGCCACCCGCGTTCGGCGGTGAACGGCGTGGCGCTCGATCGAACGGCGGTCGTTGAAGAACCGCTCGAGCTCGAATCCGGAACGCCCGGCCGTGCCGCACTCGTCGCCGAACGACCGGGCCAGCTCGACCTCAGTGTCGAGGCGCCGGGGCGGCAGTTGCTCGTCATTGCCGAGAGCTTTCATCGTGGTTGGCAGGCGACGATCGACGAGCGACCGGCGCCGGTGCTGCGCACGAATGGCGATTTCATGGGGGTCGTCGTGCCCGCCGGCCGGCACGAAGTGGCCTTGCGTTTTCGTCCTCCCAGTCTGCGTGGTGGTGTCGCGTTGTCGTTGTTGGGACTGATGTTGGCGGGTGGGTTGTATGCGGGCCGCATGATGTGGGTGCGGCGCTCTGGGGAAACCGATCGAAGGATCTCGCGAGATGAAATCGCACGCTGA
- a CDS encoding Kdo hydroxylase family protein: MKPTPSLRIFNGSDDAMPESSHRPTTVVDASSAWCRQLEEGKIVYFAQAPFELPTGDREFLLGVKQTAAKIHKNIAYRPHEDRLTGLTDVEPADAERARAVMASFSRRVTGFLAEFLTPYSKTWRLDFASFRPVEERGRDLRKRARNDLLHVDSFATRPTGGDRILRVFLNINPTEARRWVTTDTFDVLLRRFGAAPQLRGIYAAGGVAQLRRAVGRLAKSAGLPVVVRPPYDEFMLSFHNFLKEHDEFQANCPKQVFDFPPGSVWIAYTDMVSHAVLSGRFALEQTFLISRESLVAKELAPISLLERYYKQQPTETRRAA, from the coding sequence ATGAAGCCGACGCCCTCTTTACGGATTTTCAACGGCAGCGACGACGCGATGCCCGAGTCGAGCCATCGGCCGACCACCGTGGTGGACGCGTCCAGCGCATGGTGCCGGCAGTTGGAAGAAGGCAAGATCGTCTACTTTGCCCAGGCTCCGTTCGAGTTGCCCACCGGCGACCGCGAGTTCCTGCTGGGCGTGAAGCAGACCGCCGCCAAAATTCACAAGAACATCGCCTACCGGCCGCACGAAGACCGGTTGACCGGACTGACGGACGTCGAGCCGGCCGACGCCGAACGTGCCCGGGCCGTCATGGCGTCGTTTTCGCGTCGGGTGACCGGTTTCCTGGCCGAATTCCTGACGCCGTACTCAAAGACGTGGCGGCTCGACTTCGCCAGTTTCCGGCCGGTCGAGGAGCGCGGCCGCGACCTGCGCAAACGAGCCCGGAACGATCTGCTGCACGTCGATTCGTTCGCCACGCGCCCCACGGGAGGCGACCGCATCCTGCGTGTGTTCTTGAACATCAATCCGACGGAAGCGCGTCGCTGGGTAACCACCGACACGTTCGACGTATTGCTGCGTCGCTTCGGGGCCGCGCCGCAGTTGCGCGGCATTTACGCCGCTGGCGGCGTGGCACAACTCCGCCGCGCCGTGGGACGACTGGCCAAATCGGCCGGCCTGCCCGTCGTCGTACGTCCTCCGTACGACGAGTTCATGCTCAGCTTTCACAACTTCTTGAAAGAGCACGACGAGTTCCAGGCCAACTGCCCGAAGCAGGTCTTCGACTTTCCGCCCGGCTCGGTGTGGATCGCCTACACGGATATGGTCTCGCACGCGGTGCTGTCGGGCCGCTTTGCCCTGGAGCAAACGTTTCTCATCTCGCGTGAGTCGCTCGTGGCGAAGGAGTTGGCGCCGATCAGCCTGCTCGAGCGCTATTACAAGCAGCAGCCGACCGAGACGCGGCGCGCGGCCTAG
- a CDS encoding inorganic diphosphatase, with protein MTHAWHDVTPGEHLPLEFATVIEIPRGSSVKYELDKRTGLLRLDRVLYSSVHYPANYGFIPQTLAEDDDPLDVLVLCQEPVDPLTLVDARAIGLMTMIDSGKRDHKILAVALQDPEYQEFQEASELPGHRLAMLRRFFQDYKLLEGKTVEVDDFQPAAAALPVIEDALARYSQHRRRGFHK; from the coding sequence ATGACCCATGCCTGGCACGACGTGACCCCCGGCGAGCATCTGCCCCTCGAGTTCGCCACCGTGATCGAGATCCCCCGTGGTTCGAGCGTGAAGTACGAGCTCGACAAGCGGACCGGTCTCTTGCGGCTCGACCGTGTGTTGTACTCGTCGGTGCATTACCCGGCCAATTACGGCTTTATCCCGCAAACGCTGGCCGAAGACGACGATCCGCTCGACGTGCTGGTGTTGTGCCAGGAACCGGTCGATCCGCTGACCCTCGTCGACGCTCGGGCCATCGGCCTGATGACGATGATCGATAGCGGCAAGCGCGACCACAAGATCCTGGCCGTGGCCCTGCAAGACCCCGAGTATCAGGAGTTCCAGGAAGCCTCGGAACTGCCAGGACACCGGCTGGCGATGCTGCGGCGGTTCTTCCAGGACTACAAGCTGCTCGAAGGCAAGACGGTCGAAGTCGACGATTTCCAGCCGGCGGCTGCGGCCCTGCCGGTAATCGAAGACGCCCTGGCTCGGTACAGCCAGCATCGCCGTCGCGGCTTCCATAAATAG
- the msrA gene encoding peptide-methionine (S)-S-oxide reductase MsrA — protein sequence MEKAMFGAGCFWGVEETFRQLPGVTATAVGYSGGRTQNPTYQEVCSDTTGHAEVVEIEFDPAHISYEQLLDVFWQNHDPTTRNRQGPDFGSQYRSAIFYHHEAQREAAQRSKEKLDASGRFPRRIVTEITPAGAFYRAEEYHQQYLQKRGLGSCHVR from the coding sequence ATGGAAAAAGCAATGTTTGGTGCGGGCTGCTTCTGGGGCGTCGAAGAGACGTTTCGCCAGTTGCCCGGCGTCACGGCCACCGCCGTGGGATACTCTGGCGGACGCACGCAGAACCCGACTTACCAGGAGGTTTGCTCCGACACGACGGGGCATGCCGAGGTGGTGGAGATCGAGTTCGATCCCGCGCATATCTCCTACGAGCAATTGCTCGACGTCTTCTGGCAGAATCACGATCCCACGACGCGCAATCGCCAGGGTCCCGACTTCGGCTCACAGTACCGCTCGGCAATTTTTTATCACCACGAGGCGCAGCGCGAGGCGGCCCAACGCTCGAAGGAAAAGCTCGATGCCAGCGGCCGTTTTCCCCGCCGGATCGTGACGGAGATCACCCCCGCCGGGGCGTTCTATCGCGCCGAGGAATACCATCAGCAGTACCTGCAAAAACGTGGGCTGGGTAGCTGCCACGTGCGGTAG
- a CDS encoding DUF1559 domain-containing protein, giving the protein MAFTLVELLVSVAMIGIMIGLLLPAVQAAREAGRQAKCRSNLRQLGIALHSYHDSFGYFPTGCTERGRKQLAWSVFILPYIEQENVWRLIDVNRPYTSAANREATTRIIPTYLCPSTARLEYDRVGYTTGDRNNNGRQDPGEFMGVTDYGGIYGAAMPGITTLGNGVMLYDKAIKIVDICDGTSQTVVVAENTGRGWAHDGEWANGENIFDQYGRINDPDNRDLNEMWSDHPGGVQTLFCDGSVHFLRDEMDLKTLEAICTRNGRDVLTQVIP; this is encoded by the coding sequence GTGGCGTTCACGCTCGTCGAACTCCTCGTGTCGGTGGCGATGATCGGCATCATGATCGGGCTCTTGCTGCCGGCGGTACAAGCGGCGCGCGAGGCAGGTCGACAAGCAAAGTGCCGTTCGAACCTGCGCCAGCTCGGCATCGCCCTGCACAGCTACCACGATAGCTTCGGCTACTTTCCCACCGGCTGCACGGAACGCGGGCGCAAGCAACTCGCCTGGTCGGTATTCATCCTCCCCTATATCGAGCAGGAGAACGTGTGGCGACTCATCGACGTGAATCGTCCCTACACGAGCGCCGCCAATCGTGAAGCCACGACACGCATCATCCCCACGTACCTTTGTCCCAGCACGGCCCGGCTCGAATACGACCGCGTGGGCTATACGACCGGCGATCGGAACAACAATGGCCGCCAGGACCCGGGCGAGTTCATGGGCGTGACCGACTATGGCGGCATCTACGGCGCGGCCATGCCGGGTATCACCACCCTGGGCAATGGCGTCATGCTCTACGACAAGGCCATCAAAATCGTCGATATCTGCGACGGCACGAGCCAGACGGTCGTCGTGGCCGAAAACACGGGGCGCGGTTGGGCGCACGACGGCGAATGGGCCAACGGCGAGAACATCTTCGACCAGTACGGCCGCATCAACGACCCCGACAATCGCGATTTGAACGAGATGTGGAGCGATCACCCCGGCGGCGTGCAGACGCTGTTCTGCGACGGTAGCGTGCATTTTCTCCGCGATGAGATGGATCTTAAGACCCTCGAAGCCATTTGCACGCGCAACGGTCGCGACGTGCTCACGCAAGTAATTCCCTAA